The following are from one region of the Capsicum annuum cultivar UCD-10X-F1 chromosome 1, UCD10Xv1.1, whole genome shotgun sequence genome:
- the LOC107856074 gene encoding mannan endo-1,4-beta-mannosidase 5-like, protein MAYFSRAICSFFSLLCLLAIVTEARNLETTNNKVGFVRTRGAHFVLDGSPFLFNGFNSYWLMHVAADPIQRYKVSEVFKEASAASLSVCRTWAFSDGGDAALQISPGVYDERAFQGLDFVISEARKYGIRLILSFVNNYKDFGGRNQYAQWARNAGIQTINSEDDFYIHPVLKEYYKNHVKKIVTRVNTMTGIAYRDDSTIMAWELMNEPRCNVDYSGKTVNGWVQEMASFVKSLDKKHLLEIGMEGFYGDSMPEKKQVNPGFQVGTDFISSHLVKEIDFATIHAYTDQWLSGQSDDAQAAFMQRWMTSHWQDSRAILKKPLVLAEFGKSSKDPGFNQNVRDTFMSLVYRNVYNFAKAGGTMGGSLVWQLVAEGMDDYDDGYSIVLAQNPSTAGLISGQSHAMTTLANLVNSPNLGQSNGHHPLGVGHHH, encoded by the exons ATGGCTTATTTTAGTAGAGCAATTTGCTCATTCTTTTCCTTGCTCTGCCTCTTAGCAATTGTCACAGAAGCTAGGAATTTAGAAACTACCAACAATAAAGTAGGGTTTGTTAGAACAAGAGGTGCTCATTTTGTACTAGATGGATCACCATTTCTGTTCAATGGTTTCAACTCTTATTGGCTGATGCATGTTGCTGCTGATCCAATTCAGAGGTACAAAGTATCTGAGGTTTTCAAGGAAGCCTCTGCTGCCAGCCTTTCTGTATGCAGGACTTGGGCTTTTAGCGATGGTGGTGATGCAGCATTGCAAATTTCTCCGGGTGTCTATGATGAACGTGCTTTTCAG GGATTGGATTTTGTAATCTCAGAAGCAAGAAAGTATGGGATACGTTTAATATTGAGCTTTGTGAATAACTACAAAGATTTTGGAGGAAGAAACCAATATGCTCAATGGGCAAGAAATGCAGGAATTCAAACTATTAACAGTGAAGATGATTTTTATATTCATCCAGTTCTTAAAGAATATTACAAGAATCATGTTAAGAAAATAGTGACAAGGGTCAACACAATGACTGGAATAGCATACAGGGATGACTCCACAATAATGGCATGGGAACTTATGAATGAGCCTCGCTGCAATGTTGACTATTCTGGAAAAACAGTTAAT GGATGGGTTCAAGAGATGGCAAGCTTTGTGAAATCACTAGACAAAAAGCACTTGTTGGAGATAGGAATGGAAGGATTTTATGGCGATTCAATGCCCGAAAAGAAGCAAGTTAATCCTGGTTTCCAAGTTGGAACAGATTTCATCAGTAGTCATCTTGTTAAGGAGATTGATTTTGCCACCATACATGCATACACTGACCAATG GTTGTCTGGACAAAGTGATGATGCGCAAGCAGCATTCATGCAAAGATGGATGACAAGTCACTGGCAAGATTCAAGAGCCATACTAAAGAAGCCATTAGTACTTGCAGAATTCGGAAAGTCTAGCAAAGATCCAGGATTCAATCAAAATGTAAGAGACACATTCATGAGTTTAGTATACAGAAATGTGTATAATTTTGCAAAAGCTGGAGGGACCATGGGAGGAAGCTTAGTATGGCAGCTGGTGGCAGAAGGCATGGACGATTATGATGATGGTTACTCAATTGTGTTGGCACAAAATCCTTCAACTGCAGGGCTAATTTCAGGTCAATCTCATGCCATGACAACTTTGGCTAATTTGGTTAACAGCCCTAATTTGGGTCAGTCAAATGGACATCATCCACTTGGTGTTGGACATCATCATTAA
- the LOC124898023 gene encoding zinc finger MYM-type protein 1-like gives MRHFNRKWYDEFPGWLEYSVRKNTAYCLYCYLFKRNNNRQCGGEVFSSTDFRSWNKKASLETHVGGINSIHNQVKRKYEDLMRQEQSIHASFEKQSSKDKHGYRIRLAASIDVARLLVRQVLAFRGHDESKSSFNRGNFLEILSFYAQKCDEIHKFVLEKDPQNDQMTCPRIQKEIMIACKIETIKGIIKEINGDYFSLLVDESFDISLKEQMAVVLRYIDDKGFVIERLLDIVHVKNTSVLSLKDTIVN, from the coding sequence ATGCGACATTTTAATCGTAAATGGTATGACGAATTTCCTGGCTGGTTGGAGTACAGTGTAAGGAAAAATACAGCTTATTGTTTGTATTGTTATTTattcaagagaaataacaatcgTCAATGTGGAGGTGAAGTATTTTCGAGTACGGATTTTAGAAGTTGGAACAAAAAAGCTAGCTTGGAAACACATGTTGGTGGGATTAATAGCATCCATAATCAGGTAAAAAGAAAATATGAGGATCTAATGCGGCAAGAACAATCTATTCATGCTTCATTTGAGAAACAATCTAGTAAAGATAAGCATGGATATCGCATTCGATTGGCAGCTTCGATTGATGTAGCAAGGCTTCTCGTGAGACAAGTATTGGCATTTCGGGGTCATGATGAATCTAAGTCATCATTTAACAGAGgtaattttcttgaaattctttcatTTTATGCTCAAAAGTGtgatgaaattcataaatttgtATTGGAAAAGGATCCTCAAAATGATCAAATGACTTGTCCaagaattcaaaaagaaattatgATTGCTTGCAAGATTGAAACAATTAAGGGTATCATAAAGGAAATAAATGGtgactatttttctttattggttGATGAATCTTTTGATATCTCACTCAAGGAGCAAATGGCAGTTGTTTTacgatatattgatgataaaggATTTGTGATAGAGAGACTTCTTGATATTGTTCATGTCAAAAATACTAGTGTTTTATCTCTAAAAGATACAATTGTCAATTGA
- the LOC124898026 gene encoding uncharacterized protein LOC124898026, producing the protein MDILDNIVETVHSLDERSRATGYIRAAQTYEVAFILYLMRKILVITNDLSKCLHKKEQDIANAMLLVDIAKRRLQELREDNKWDLFVSEVSTFCIKHNTMVPAFDELYVNSGRSRRKPADYTVFHHHRVEVFCKIIDWKLQELNDCFDEVTTELLHGVACLNPVDSFSSFDIQKIMRMAELYPDDFDELNMCTLKNQVANYIIDVRDIDKRFSNLNGLCDLSKQLVQTKKHSCYPLVFRLVKFALLLPVATASVERAFSAMKFIKNELRSRMNDEFLSGCMVPFVEKDLFNNVSTGDIIVFSSNETSSSGIVIIFC; encoded by the coding sequence atggatataCTTGATAATATTGTTGAAACTGTACATTCTTTGGATGAAAGATCTAGGGCTACAGGATATATTAGAGCTGCTCAAACGTATGAGGTTGCATTCATATTATATTTGATGAGAAAAATTTTAGTAATTACGAACGATCTTAGTAAATGTTTacataaaaaagaacaagataTTGCAAATGCTATGCTACTTGTTGATATAGCCAAGAGAAGGTTGCAAGAGTTAAGGGAAGATAATAAATGGGATTTGTTTGTTTCTGAGGTGTCTACATTTTGTATCAAGCATAACACTATGGTACCTGCTTTTGATGAGTTGTATGTTAACTCTGGAAGATCACGGCGTAAACCTGCTGACTATACTGTCTTTCATCATCATCGTGTTGAAGTTTTTTGCAAAATAATTGATTGGAAATTGCAAGAACTTAATGATTGTTTTGATGAGGTGACAACTGAGTTGCTTCATGGTGTTGCTTGTTTGAATCCGGTAGACTCATTTTCAAGTTTTGACATCCAGAAAATAATGAGAATGGCTGAATTATATCCTGATGACTTTGATGAACTTAATATGTGTACACTGAAGAATCAGGTTGCAAATTACATTATTGATGTTCGTGACATCGATAAAAGGTTCTCCAATTTAAATGGGCTTTGTGATCTTTCAAAACAATTGGTTCAGACAAAAAAGCATTCCTGTTATCCTCTTGTATTTCGTTTGGTGAAATTTGCGTTGCTTCTGCCAGTTGCCACTGCATCTGTTGAAAGAGCCTTTTCAGCAATGAAGTTTATTAAGAATGAGTTGCGGAGTAGAATGAACGATGAATTTTTGAGTGGTTGCATGGTTCCTTTTGTTGAAAAAGATCTGTTTAATAACGTTTCAACTGGTGATATTATTGTCTTTTCAAGTAATGAAACCTCGTCGAGTggtattgtaattatattttgttga